One Salvia splendens isolate huo1 chromosome 22, SspV2, whole genome shotgun sequence DNA segment encodes these proteins:
- the LOC121787335 gene encoding uncharacterized protein LOC121787335: MYLDDAKEIWSDLKDRFSQCDSARIYQLKQKIMSLTQGDDDVNTYFTNLRIIWDEYKHTQPISWCICTNCRCQSAAKWHKHQEEECAMQFLIGLNASYSQICSHILSMVPLPTLSKAFSLVLQEERQRTIGGYSQSPKYSPLPPAVSEHPYSANTASTYYNRTRVCTHCGKTNHTADKCFTLHGFPPSYGKGKFKPNQNWKNYSNSKSVNFVDDTIPEASEKAVTSSTMPTFDQCQQLISLLQSQLATGSSSLTSSAAQNLPSPTQSPPFTGAKLKWWLTAALQGCCSCKGWMVLHGSFSPWQFCCKCWDAVFVSCGSAEVQRLYPLFSVGSEQPCCSFSSPFSARGSLAVGLQLQGGTD; encoded by the exons ATGTATCTAGATGATGCGAAGGAAATATGGTCAGATTTGAAAGATCGCTTCTCACAGTGTGATTCTGCACGGATATATCAACTCAAGCAGAAAATTATGTCTCTAACTCAAGGAGATGATGATGTCAATACCTACTTCACTAATCTTCGAATCATTTGGGATGAGTATAAGCATACTCAACCAATATCCTGGTGCATTTGTACAAATTGCAGATGTCAAAGTGCAGCCAAATGGCACAAGCATCAAGAAGAAGAGTGTGCTATGCAGTTCCTAATTGGATTGAATGCTTCTTATTCTCAGATCTGTTCTCACATTCTATCTATGGTGCCTTTACCTACTTTATCTAAGGCTTTCTCTTTAGTTCTCCAAGAGGAACGACAACGAACTATTGGAGGATATAGTCAATCTCCAAAATATTCTCCTCTGCCCCCAGCTGTGAGTGAGCATCCATACTCTGCTAATACAGCTTCAACTTACTATAACAGAACCAGAGTTTGTACTCATTGTGGAAAAACAAATCACACGGCTGATAAATGCTTCACACTTCATGGATTTCCACCTAGCTATGGCAAGGGAAAGTTTAAACCGAATCAGAATTGGAAGAATTACAGTAACTCTAAGTCTGTGAATTTTGTTGATGACACCATTCCAGAGGCATCTGAGAAGGCTGTTACTTCTTCAACTATGCCTACATTCGATCAGTGTCAGCAGCTGATTTCTCTACTGCAGAGCCAACTTGCTACTGGTTCCTCTTCCCTTACCTCTTCAGCCGCACAAAATTTGCCTTCACCTACACAATCTCCACCTTTTACAG GTGCAAAACTGAAATGGTGGTTAACTGCAGCTTTGCAGGGCTGTTGCAGCTGTAAGGGATGGATGGTGTTGCACGGTTCATTTTCCCCATGGCAGTTCTGCTGTAAATGCTGGGATGCAGTGTTTGTTAGCTGTGGATCTGCAGAGGTGCAGCGGTTGTACCCTCTCTTTTCTGTGGGTTCGGAGCAGCCGTGCTGCAGTTTTTCCTCTCCTTTCTCGGCTCGTGGCAGCCTTGCAGTGGGTCTGCAGCTCCAGGGTGGTACAGATTGA